The following DNA comes from Enterobacter sp. SA187.
GAGATCCTTATCGACGGCAACCCCACCAGCGGGCTGAAAGGCCGCGCCCTGCGGCAGATCCGCCGCCAGGTGGGATTCGTGTTCCAGCAATTCAATCTTTACGCCCATCTCAGCGCGCTGGATAACATCACCCTGGCGCTGACCCGCGTGCATGGTAAATCGGCAGTGGATGCGCAGCAGATCGCCCTCAGCCTGCTGGAGCGCGTCGGTCTGCTGGATAAAGCCCATCATTTCCCGGCGCAGCTCTCCGGCGGGCAGCAACAGCGGGTGGCGATCGCCCGCACGCTGGCGGCCAGCCCGCATATTATTTTGTTTGATGAGCCCACCTCGGCGCTGGATCCGGAGATGATCGGCGAAGTATTACAGGTAATGAAATCGCTGGCGCACAGCGGCATCACGCTGATCGTCGTCACCCATGAAATGCAGTTTGCCCGCGAAATCGCCGACCGGGTGATCTTTATTGATGACGGTGAAATCCTTGAGCAGGCGGCCCCGGCGCAGTTTTTCACCGCGCCGCAGCATCCCCGCGCGCAGCGGTTTCTGCAAAAGGTGCTTAACCCGCTACATGCAGAAAGCAGGGACGGCTGATGAACTTTCATCCTGACTGGGCCGGCGTGCTGACCGGCCAGCCGGCGCAGTGGATCCTCTCCGGTTTTTTGACCACGGTGTGGGTAACGCTGGCGGGTATGCTACTCGCGACCTTATTGACCGTGCTGTTGCTGGCGTTGCGTCTGACCGGCGGGCGCGTGGGGCGGGACGTGGTGGCGGTGTGGGTGTCACTGTTCCGCAATACGCCGCTGCTGGTGCAACTGCTGTTCTGGTATTTCGCTGCCTGGAATCTGCTGCCACTGGCATTTCGTCAGTATGTGAATGACGAGCACGTCTTCTCGGTGCTGCCGGGGGACGTATGGTGGTTTACGCCGGAGTTTCTCAGCTCAGCCTGGGCGCTGGGGCTGTTTACCGCCGCCTTTCTGGTGGAGGAGATCCAGTCCGGGCTGCATGCCGTGCCGCGCGGCCAGGTGGAAGCGGCCACCGCCCAGGGTTTTAGTCCGCTGGCGCTGTTCCGCTGGATCTTACTGCCGCAGGGGCTGAAAAATGCCTGGCAGCCGGTGGTCGGCCAGTATCTCAATCTGATGAAACTCTCCTCGCTGGCGACCGGTATTGGCTTTGCGGAACTGACCTACCAGACACGGCAGATTGAAAGCTACAACGCCCATGCGCTGGAGGCGTTCGCCATCGGCAGCGCGCTCTATTTGCTGCTCGGCCTGGTGATGAGTCTGCTGCTCAATGCCCCTGTCTGGTGGCGGGCGCGTAAGGAGAAAACACAATGATCGCCAGTATTACGGTCATTACCGACAATCTGGATTATCTGCTGCTCGGACGTACCGCGCAGGGCGAGCCGGGCGGCGTGCTGCTGTCGGTGCTGATGACGCTGGGGGCGGCGGCGCTGGCCTTTCCCGGCGGCATACTGCTTGCCTGTTGCGCCTGGCGTTTCAAAGGCTGGCCGCGCAGGGCGCTCTTTTTCTGGGCGGAGCTGATCCGCGGCATTCCGCTAATCTTCGTCATTTTCTGGCTGTGGTTTTTACTGCCCGCGTTGACCGGTGCTGATCTGCCGGGGGCGGTGACCGTCACGCTGGCGCTGGCATGGTTCACCTCGGCCTCGGTGATGTATTCGACCCTCGCCGCCCTGGGAGCGCTGCCGAAAGGGCAATATGAGGCGGCTGTCGCCGGGGGATTCAGCAGTCTGCAACTGTTGCGCTGGGTGCTGCTGCCGCAGGCGCTGCGCAATGCGCTGCCGTCTTATGTCGGCCTGCTCATCGCCCTGCTGAAAGATACCTCGCTGGCGTTTATCGTCAATGTGCCGGAACTGACCACCGTCGCAGGCCAGGTAAACAGCCGCGTACAGGTCTATCCGGCGGCGCTGTTTATCTTTACCGGCCTGGTTTATTACCTGATGTGCAGCCTGCTGGAGCAGTCGGTGAAACGCTGGCAGCGGCGACGTTTACTGCCGTCCAATTAACAGCGACACCAGGCCTGCGGCGATCAGCGGGCCGACGGGCACCCCACGGAACAGCGCCACGCCGAGCACCGTACCGACCAGTAATCCGGCCACCAGCGACGGCTGCGAGCTCATCAGCGTGACGCCACGCCCGCCAAGCCAGGAGACAAAAACGCCAACCGCAATAGCGATCAGGGATTTCCAGTTGGCGAAGGAGTGCAACAGGGTGGAAGGCGGCAGGCTGCCGCTGGCAATGGGGGCCATCACGCCGATGGTCAGGATGATGATGCCGATGGTCAGCCCCTGTTTTTCGATCCACGGAAAAAAGGCGTTGAGCGGCGTCACCCGCACGATAATCAGCACCAGAATGGAGATCGCCACGGTGGTGTTGTGGCTGGCAAAACCCAGCGCGGCGAGGGCGAGTAAAATAAACAGCGTGGTATCGAACATGGCGGCATCCTGACCAGAAAAGTTAGCCTGCTTACTTTACGCGCATCCGCGTGAAGAAACAGGCGTTTTTTAGTTCAGATGATTTTCAACTTTGTACCAGCAAATCCACCAGCGGGCTGTTTTCCCGTACGAATACCGGAATGGTTTCAAGGGACGCATCAACGGTGATTTGCTGCTGCCCCTGATAACGCTCGCCGTTAAGCGCCACCCAGCCGTGGACGCCCGGCAGCCAGACGTCACGCTGGCGCTGACCGGCATGCATCACCGGCGCCACCAGCAGATCCTCGCCAAACAGATACTGATCTTCCACCTGCCAGCTTTGCGGTTCGTCAGGATAATGCCAGAACAGCGGCCGCATCAGCGGATCGCCATGCTGGTGGGCGTTGTCAAACAGCGCATCGACATACGGACGCAGCGATTCACGCACCGAAAGCCAGTGCTGCATAATGGCGAAATTCTCCTCGCCATAGCTCCACAGCTCGTTCGGCGAACCGCTGTTACACTGCGGAATGCCGTTGCGGTAGCTTTCCGGCGGCTGGATCTGCGGCTCGCGATAGCCGTGCATACGCAGTACCGGACAGAAGACTGCCCATTGGAACCAGCGGATCAGCAGTTCATGGAACGCCGGATCGTTCACGTTGCCGCCCTGGAAACCGCCGATATCGGTGGTCCACCAGGGAATACCCGCCAGCCCCATATTCAGCCCGGCGGCCAGCTGATTGCGGAAGGCGTGGAAGGACGAGTGCACATCACCGGACCAGGCCAGCACGCCAAAGCGCTGGCTGCCCGCCCAGGAACAGCGCACCAGATTCACAATCTCCGTTTCGCCGTTAGCTACCAGCCCATCATAAAAGCCCTGCGCAAAATCGCGCGGATACTGGTTGCCGACTTCCAGTACCGGCCCGGCGTGGTAGCGGTAGTTATCGAAGTCATAGGCGCGGTATTCCGGCTCGGCTTCGTCCAGCCAGAACAGCTTAATGCCCAGATCGTAGTAATTTTTCTTCACCGTCTCCCAGACAAATTCCCGCGCCTGTGGGTGGGTGGCATCAAAGAAGGTGGTGTTGCCCATAAAATCGAGATTCACCTGTACACCGCGATCGCTGGTCACCAGCCAGCCTTTGGCTTTCATCACCGGGAACAGGGGGCTGCGCGCTTCCACCGTCGGCCAGACCGACACCATCAGTTCGATGCCCAGCGATTTCAGTTCCGCGACCATCGCCGCCGGATCGGGCCAGTCCACAGGATCGAAGCACCAGGTGCCCTGATTTGGCCAGTGGAAGAAGTCGATGACCATCACCGACAGCGGCAGATGGCGACGACGATATTCACGGGCCACCTCCAGCACTTCCTGCTGGGTGCGGTAGCGCAGTTTGCACTGCCACAGGCCGCTGGTGAATGCCGGGGCGGACGGCGGGGTGCCGGTGGCTTTCGCGTACTGGCGGGTCAGTTGTACGATGTTGTCGCCGGCGGTGATCCAGTAATCCATCTCCTGAGTAACCCGCGCCTGCCATTCGGTGTGGTTTTTCGCAAAGCTCGCCTCGCCGATGGCCGGATTATTCCACAGCAGGCCGTAGCCGAGGCTCGACTGCATGAACGGCACGCTGGCCTGGGAGTTACGCTGGGCCAGCTCCAGCACACAGCCTTTCAGATCCAGCCACGGCTGTTGGTACTGGCCCATGCCGTAGATTTTTTCGTCATTGCGCGATTCAAAGCGCACGGTGAGCTGATATTTGCCGCCGGGCAGCGGTTTGAATTCCCGACCGTCCAGCTTCAGGGCGCTGACGTATTTATCCTGGCTTTTCTCGCTGGCCCCAATGCCGACGGTGGAGCGCTGCCGCCACATCTCTTCCAGCAGCAGCTCGCCGCGCTGGTTGTAAAAGGCCAGCTGACCCTTCAGGTTCAGCACCGCGGTGATATTACCGTTGCGCAGCGTCAGGGTTTCCGCGCTGGCGGTGATCTCACTTGCACCGGCGTCGTTTCGTGGCAGCAGGGCATGCAGATTATCGGTGAACGCCGGGGCGCAGGTGGCGCGCACGCGCAGGCTGTGTTCACCCCAGGGTTCCACGCGCAGGATTTGTCGCTCAAAGCGCCATTCGATGCTGTCAGGATGTTGGATCAGTTCGCTCATAAATAATGCGTCCTTTTATGCAGCCGTTTGCTTAGCTAAATGGATGGATTTCATGGTGTTGTCGTCGAGCTTGTACCAGCGCAGCATGGCGAAGGCGCACAGGGAGAGAACGCCCGGCACCACGGTAAAGAGCGCGACAATGCAGTACATGGCGGTGCTGTTCTGCGTCGGGGCATTAGCGACATAACCGCTGAAGCCCAGCGTCCAGCCAACGATAGCGCCGCTGATCGCCATGCCAAGTTTCAGTACCGCGAGGAAGGTGGAGAAGATCACGCCATCCATGCGTTTGCCCTGCAACCATTCGCCGTAGTCAGCGACGTCCGCCATCATCACCCACATCAGGGTGGTGGTGGCCTGGTAGAGAGTGGAGACGATAAAGGTCAGCGGCACCAGCACCAGTACGGATTTAGGTGCGAAGAACAGCGCAATACTCAGTACGCCCGCCAGCACCGCACAGTAACCAAACATCTGCACTTTGCTGAAATTACGCGTCAGACGTTTCGCCAGCGCGCTGCCCGCCGCTTTGCCGAGAATATGCGCCCCCAGCATCCACATAAAATAGCTGGCGCTGCCAAGATAATAAGTGACGAAATACATCATCGCGCCAAGACGTACCACCCCAAATCCAATATTGGTCAGCACCAGCACGGCGACAATGCGCCACTGATCGTTTTTTAATAAATCGCGTAATTCCGCGAGATAATTATTATGCGTGGCGGGAGCATTGATACGTTCACGGGTATTGGTAAAACAGATCCAGAACATGATCACCGCCGCCGCGGCCATAATCGCCATTGCCGCACGGTAGCCGAGTAATTTGTCATCGCCGCCAATATATTCTGCCAGCGGCATCATAAAGAAGGTCGACATCGCGCCGCCGAGGGTGGCTAAAAAGAAACGGTAAGACTGGAGTGAAATACGCTCTTCGTTATTGGGGGTGATCACCGCGCCCATCGAACAGTAGGGAATATTAATGGCGGTGTACATCAGCATCATGAAGGTATAGGTCACGGAGGCAAAGATCATTTTCCCCGTCAGGGTGAGGGATTCCGGCACCGCGTAGGTCAGCAGACAGCTCGCGCCAAAGGGCAGGGCCAGCCACAGCATCCACGGGCGGAACTTGCCCCAGCGGGTTCGGGTGCGGTCCGCAAGATAACCCATCGCCGGATCGATAATCGCATCGGCGGTACGCGCCAGCAAAAACATCGTGCCGACAAAGGCCGCCGGTAAGCCAACCACATCGGTGTAATAAAAGGTGAGAAATATAATGACATTATCCAGCCCGACATGGCTGGCCATATCGCCCAGACCATAACTTATTTTTTCTTTACGGGTGATCTTTTCCTGCATCTTATTCACCTGTCTCTGTAAGGGTATTTTGTCGATAGTTCAGAGACTATTGTTGATGCATGTTGTCAGGCTTAACAATTGCGAGATTTACTAATGGGGTTATGGAAACGCATTTTCGTGATACCGGTAACAATAATGGCGGTAATTTCCATATTTTAAGTGCTTTTAGTCCATATCCTAAAAGCAGGAAATAACGCAGCGCAGGAATCGTTTCAGCGGAATAATATTCATATTAATACAGGAAAAACGACATAAATTTGTCATGCGCGCTGGCTGATAATGGCGCATCGTCCGTAAAAGCGACAGGTGTGACAATGAACGATCCCATGCTAATGGAAACGCTGATTATCACCTCCACTTTTTTAGCCATTATCATGGTGCTGGTGGCATCAGTACTGATTCTGGAGCGTTCCGGCTGAAGCTGCCGGGCGGGAAAAGAAAAAGCCGCCACGGGGGCGGCAAAAAGGTAACGTGTTTCTTAGTTATTGTTTCTGTAATAAGTAGCTGTTTTCGTAACCCGGTACGACGCCAATGACGTCAAAGCCCCGGAAGTAACCTCCGGCACGCAGCAGATCCACCGCAGGACCCACTTCCGGCGAATACTGATGATCGCGATAGTCATCAAACACAATGTAGCCGCCGCTGATCACCGTTGGCGAATAGAGCAGGAAATCCATCAGCACATGGCGTCCCAGGTGACCGCCGTCGATATGCAGCAGCAAGGTTTTCGGGTTGAATGCCAGAACGCGCTCAATGCTGTGCTCTGAATAACCGCGTACCAGATTCACTTCCGGGAACAGGCGCTCGTGATAGAAGCCCAGTTCATTAGCCTGATTCGGCAACTCCATCGGATCGACGCTGATGATTTTGCGTTTACGTTTACACATTTCGTTCATGAAAGCGCTGGATTTACCCTTCCACACGCCAATCTCAATGATGTCGCCTTCGGCTTTAGAATTTTCCAGCAGCCAGCACAGATAGCCGAGGAATTTCACATGCGTGTGGAAAGAAAGCTCTTTGCGCGGCATCGCCAGTTCCGGCGGCAGCGCGGCCTGCGCTTCAACCATGGCTGCGCCAACCGAATCCCAGACGTCATCAATGACCCGTTGTAATTCAGGATCTTCTAAAAATAATTTCAGGTC
Coding sequences within:
- a CDS encoding amino acid ABC transporter ATP-binding protein; translation: MFAGLFSTSVASATEAFAVQKGTVEFRQVSKRYGDHQVLKNIDLQVRAGEVLAVCGPSGSGKSTLIRLINQLETLTSGEILIDGNPTSGLKGRALRQIRRQVGFVFQQFNLYAHLSALDNITLALTRVHGKSAVDAQQIALSLLERVGLLDKAHHFPAQLSGGQQQRVAIARTLAASPHIILFDEPTSALDPEMIGEVLQVMKSLAHSGITLIVVTHEMQFAREIADRVIFIDDGEILEQAAPAQFFTAPQHPRAQRFLQKVLNPLHAESRDG
- a CDS encoding amino acid ABC transporter permease, translating into MNFHPDWAGVLTGQPAQWILSGFLTTVWVTLAGMLLATLLTVLLLALRLTGGRVGRDVVAVWVSLFRNTPLLVQLLFWYFAAWNLLPLAFRQYVNDEHVFSVLPGDVWWFTPEFLSSAWALGLFTAAFLVEEIQSGLHAVPRGQVEAATAQGFSPLALFRWILLPQGLKNAWQPVVGQYLNLMKLSSLATGIGFAELTYQTRQIESYNAHALEAFAIGSALYLLLGLVMSLLLNAPVWWRARKEKTQ
- a CDS encoding amino acid ABC transporter permease, with amino-acid sequence MIASITVITDNLDYLLLGRTAQGEPGGVLLSVLMTLGAAALAFPGGILLACCAWRFKGWPRRALFFWAELIRGIPLIFVIFWLWFLLPALTGADLPGAVTVTLALAWFTSASVMYSTLAALGALPKGQYEAAVAGGFSSLQLLRWVLLPQALRNALPSYVGLLIALLKDTSLAFIVNVPELTTVAGQVNSRVQVYPAALFIFTGLVYYLMCSLLEQSVKRWQRRRLLPSN
- a CDS encoding DUF441 domain-containing protein; translated protein: MFDTTLFILLALAALGFASHNTTVAISILVLIIVRVTPLNAFFPWIEKQGLTIGIIILTIGVMAPIASGSLPPSTLLHSFANWKSLIAIAVGVFVSWLGGRGVTLMSSQPSLVAGLLVGTVLGVALFRGVPVGPLIAAGLVSLLIGRQ
- a CDS encoding glycoside hydrolase family 31 protein: MSELIQHPDSIEWRFERQILRVEPWGEHSLRVRATCAPAFTDNLHALLPRNDAGASEITASAETLTLRNGNITAVLNLKGQLAFYNQRGELLLEEMWRQRSTVGIGASEKSQDKYVSALKLDGREFKPLPGGKYQLTVRFESRNDEKIYGMGQYQQPWLDLKGCVLELAQRNSQASVPFMQSSLGYGLLWNNPAIGEASFAKNHTEWQARVTQEMDYWITAGDNIVQLTRQYAKATGTPPSAPAFTSGLWQCKLRYRTQQEVLEVAREYRRRHLPLSVMVIDFFHWPNQGTWCFDPVDWPDPAAMVAELKSLGIELMVSVWPTVEARSPLFPVMKAKGWLVTSDRGVQVNLDFMGNTTFFDATHPQAREFVWETVKKNYYDLGIKLFWLDEAEPEYRAYDFDNYRYHAGPVLEVGNQYPRDFAQGFYDGLVANGETEIVNLVRCSWAGSQRFGVLAWSGDVHSSFHAFRNQLAAGLNMGLAGIPWWTTDIGGFQGGNVNDPAFHELLIRWFQWAVFCPVLRMHGYREPQIQPPESYRNGIPQCNSGSPNELWSYGEENFAIMQHWLSVRESLRPYVDALFDNAHQHGDPLMRPLFWHYPDEPQSWQVEDQYLFGEDLLVAPVMHAGQRQRDVWLPGVHGWVALNGERYQGQQQITVDASLETIPVFVRENSPLVDLLVQS
- a CDS encoding glycoside-pentoside-hexuronide (GPH):cation symporter; translated protein: MQEKITRKEKISYGLGDMASHVGLDNVIIFLTFYYTDVVGLPAAFVGTMFLLARTADAIIDPAMGYLADRTRTRWGKFRPWMLWLALPFGASCLLTYAVPESLTLTGKMIFASVTYTFMMLMYTAINIPYCSMGAVITPNNEERISLQSYRFFLATLGGAMSTFFMMPLAEYIGGDDKLLGYRAAMAIMAAAAVIMFWICFTNTRERINAPATHNNYLAELRDLLKNDQWRIVAVLVLTNIGFGVVRLGAMMYFVTYYLGSASYFMWMLGAHILGKAAGSALAKRLTRNFSKVQMFGYCAVLAGVLSIALFFAPKSVLVLVPLTFIVSTLYQATTTLMWVMMADVADYGEWLQGKRMDGVIFSTFLAVLKLGMAISGAIVGWTLGFSGYVANAPTQNSTAMYCIVALFTVVPGVLSLCAFAMLRWYKLDDNTMKSIHLAKQTAA
- the yoaI gene encoding small membrane protein YoaI, which codes for MNDPMLMETLIITSTFLAIIMVLVASVLILERSG
- a CDS encoding class I SAM-dependent methyltransferase codes for the protein MLEISDLKLFLEDPELQRVIDDVWDSVGAAMVEAQAALPPELAMPRKELSFHTHVKFLGYLCWLLENSKAEGDIIEIGVWKGKSSAFMNEMCKRKRKIISVDPMELPNQANELGFYHERLFPEVNLVRGYSEHSIERVLAFNPKTLLLHIDGGHLGRHVLMDFLLYSPTVISGGYIVFDDYRDHQYSPEVGPAVDLLRAGGYFRGFDVIGVVPGYENSYLLQKQ